tcatCAAAAAATATACCAACTCACAGTCTACTTAGCTAGGAATCCAATTGTTTTCTATGTATTGCAAATACCAATTCAGATACTTACTTAACAACtccttttattaatataataataataataatacaggCAATGATATTTTAACTtcctaatatatttttacaattacTTGATATTTGTCTTTCATCTTTTTATccaactataaaaaaatatttttttgaataggGAAATAATTCTTTAACGaactattaaaaaatacattcacTTTATATCtgctttttttaataaaataataactttgaAGTTGTCaattaatgtaaaaaaagaAAGGGTTGTGAACATATAATTTTTCGTTTTAATAGTCACACTATTCTTAAATGTAGGTTGTTAAGTAGTTGTTAGTTGTTGAAtagtaaaaatatcattttttgaatattacaaatatatataattttaaagtattattattattatatattagtaAAACAGAGTTGGTATGTggttttttaaagaaaaatttaaaaaaaatctcaaagtagttattttctatttttatcatTCTTGTGTGGAAAATTCACTCTTGTGAAACCCATATTTAAGAAAAACTCATTTTGGTTGGACGACAAAAGTGATACTGTATGGAGTGTTGATTTAAGAAGGATtagtaaaaattataatttattttttcagagCAGTTTTTATATCACATCGAACTTACCCTAGTCCTAAAAGAGAAGAAACCAGCAAGAAAGGAATGAGAAAGGAAACTCCTACGCACGTGAAGCCTGACTCCAAGAAAGAGTGACAACAGAGTTGGAGATACCATAATTTGTTGTTACACACTTGAAAATTCCTCGTTACATATGGTATCAAAGAATTATTATTGCTACATAAATGAataatttcattattcaaaCACACTAAACTAACATTATTGTGCTTTATATACGACTGAGAGTACTTTTTTAACCTATTGAAATGTGTCTGAGGAATTTTGCAGAACATTTTTGATGTAGTGAAGGGTAAGGATATTGGGTTGTTGTGTTTTGGTAGCGTAAGATTGAAAGAATGAGTGGTAAAATAAGTAAGTTGAAGTTAAACGTAGGTGGGTGTGGGTTGTATGGTACTACTCTGCTCTTGTTGGCTTGAGTTTGTTTGTACGTAAAGGCAAAAAGCGATAAAGAATACGGAACTTTGTGGAGCTTCCAACTAAAGGCTTTTTCCTCAGAAGTAAACACCAAGAAAGAGTGAGGAAGTGAAACAATCTTAGACTATTAAGGAACCTCACTCAATGTTATTTACTATATCGTCttattcaatttaattacaCTCTTGTTTTAACTAGTTGAGTTAATCCaatatttgaaataatataAGTATAGGAGCACTTGTAAATTAATGGTGTAGCAGTAGCATCTAAGTATGCTAACTAAATAAATTGAATGGAAGGTGAGACTACTTAATAGTGCCACCATATCAGGACACATTTCATTTCCAGCAACTTTAAGAAATAACAAAAGTGGGAAACTCATGACTCGGTGATAACCCCAGTTAgaagattttattattttctcttaCATATATAATCCTCATTTGTtgattctaaaaaaaattattttattttttaattagataatttaatTCAATATATGGCTATTATTTACGTTGTTATAAGAATGTCAAATCAAAACAGTGGggtaaaaacatatttttcctgtatatatacataaataatcTTGGAGTATTTACATTTCATAATAAAGAATAAACATGATGTACTAAATATTTCTCATTCATGTGGTTGTGGTTCACAACATTGGATGAAAAGCACAGTTCAGCGAGACAGCGACACAACGAGGCAGAGAGTTGACAACTACTAgcttttacaaaaaaataaaaaacaaaatgcaCCAGCCGGGAATCGAACCCGGGTCTGTACCGTGGCAGGGTACTATTCTACCACTAGACCACTGGTGCTTTTTGTTACATATCtatcttgttttatttttaatcatagTATTATGTTGAGATATTTCATATTCTTCATCAGATTTCGTAAGTTAATTTGTACAAACAAAATACTTTCATCAGTTCTAtgttttgaaaatgaatatATGAACAATGAAATATTGAGATCTCAATATTAAAATttcttgacattttttttcttttcttaatgcATCTTATCACATATTGTAATTACACCTGAATATATTTTgactttataaaataatctcatttttctttcttttaaaaaataagcctgttttttttaataagaggGGAGGCTGATTTCCTTATGTAAGTTACtaatttgtttttacttttgtgtagttttatatttaattttttattatattttatttttgaacgGGGTTGGAACCAAGAATTCAAGTTGTTTCTCTTTTCTGCCTTCTCGATTGGTCGATATACACTCTTATTTCTCTCTAAGCAAGCTCCTCattcttcttttcttcctttGCTTCTCGACCTCCACAAAGTCCAGACTCGGATGACACCCGTAAAgaacactccgacgctcaagtcaaattTAGTATTCGACATTCGATATTTTAAGTACTGTATAATGACGTACTTGATTCTTATATTTTGTGCCTATTTATATGATTGTGATGGACCTTTCTTATTGGGTCATGTTAGAGAGTTGAGTCATGTTTAGAAGTGTATTACCTATCTCTTGATTGTTGATTAGTCTCACTACTTCTGCTTAAACGTAATTGGCTTTGTAATGTCGGTCAGGTCATAGTCTCGGTCGTGCCGATTAGTACttgtacatttttttctttgtaagaAATAActttctatttaattttatttttaacaactTATAAAATCCTcacattttaattttctttttttcttaaaccCATAGGTAGACCCTTATCTAAGTCATTTTGTTAAACAAACTCCATGACCAGGTTTGAAAACTGTTAATGGACTACCATCTGAGCTTGATCCAAGGCCGAAGTTGGAGCTACTTGAAGATGGGTTATATCTTATTCGTGCTAGGCCTTTAATGGCTTTTACTTCATGCATCCCCATAACTGGCTGAAATGACTGAATTACCCTGTCCACTTTTCTCTCTGTGCACCTCACAAACCACTTCAACTGCTTTTGTGCCATCACCGctagagaagaagaagaagagaatgagAACGTTACACTTAGAAGAAGAAGTaagcaaaaaatatttttttatgaaaagctCATTTTAGAAAAACACATTTTATAAAGTATTATATACATTCTGAaaagtttgttttaaaatttatggagtatattttataaattctgtAAAACATGTTCAAGAAAGAATCCACAAATTACtttaaagaaaagtaaaataataattttgaaaattgttgGGCGTAGAGTTAAAAgtctaatttaaaaaagtaCATTCATTAAAAGTCCTAAACCAAGAAAATTTATTTGCCAAACCTATTGTGCTTATCAAACCTTAAATTcttcataatttaaaaagactgttaaaacttaactttgtgACTAATTTTTTTCCATACTTTATAATATGATTCTTTGTAGTCATGTAATGTTTTTACCAATAAAAAGCAAGTGGTCATGCAATGTTGACGACTAGTATTGAATGGTCACGATGCATTCCACATGGTTCACGTGGCTGCAAGTTGCAACGTCTGCGAGGGACAAAATCTTATCGTTGACCAAAACCCTCTCATAGACTCATGTATTAGTACATTATTTAAGATTTAAGATAAGATATATCATCATCATAAATCAAGAAggagaaagtaaaaaaaataaaaaattattcagtaGTTGAGACAAATCTGTTACACTGTGCCAATGACTTCTGTTGTCCACCTTGGCAGAAAAAGAAAGTATGAGGACACCTGTACAAGCAGTTATCCACTAAACTCACGTTCGCAGAATCGCGTTTCAATGTTAACAAGGGCCGAGGAATCCCTCCCACCAAGTAATTCCCCCTCAACAGAAGCCTCTCCAACGGAGTCACCCCCGTTTTGGGAGACACCGTTTTCTCCGCTAACTGGGTCGCTATTCGCCCTGTGAACTCGTTATTCTCCAAGGACAACGACGATAACTTCGGCATCATCGCCATGAATGACGGCAAAAACCCCTCAAGCCTGTTGTTGCTCAAATCAACCGCTATAAGTCTGCTCCGCGACTCCACTCCCTTATAAGGTGCTTCAACCTTCGTGAACTCGTTGAAGGACAGCGTCAACTGCTGCAACGACGGAAGCTCGAAGAAAACCGAAGGAATTAAACCACTCATTCGGTTGGAGCTGAAATCCACCACCTGCAACCTCTTCAAATTCCTGAAGCTTTCACTCGATAAGACACCGTTTAAATTGTTGTTCCGAATTGATATCTGAACCAGCGAGACAGGGAGCGAGGCCGATAACTCTCCCGCGATGGAGTTATCGCTGAAATCGAGGTATTTAAGGTTTGTGAATGTGTCAAAGTTTGGTAGGTGGGTGTTGAGATTGTTGGATTGGAGTTCGAGTCTTTTAAGGTTGTGGAAGCCTTGTGGGATTGTTCCTCGTAGGTTGTTGCTGTCGAGGTAAAGCTCTTCGAGGCTGGGGAGTGTGCCGAGGGAAGGGGGTATCTCGCCGGAGAAGGAGTTGGACGAGAGACTGAGTCGGCGGAGGCGAGTTAGGTTTGAAAAGGAATCAGGAATTTGGGCGGAGAAGTTGTTTTTGGAGAGATCGAGTGTTTGTAGAAAAGGAAGGTTCCACGTGAAGGTGAGAGAGCCAACATAACCCGCTTGGTCCAGCGCAAGTTCAGTGACTCGACTAAGGCCTGAAACGACGACGTCGCATCTGAAGCCGCACGTGAATTTGTCGGCGAATAGGTTGTCGCAGGGGTCGAGGGTGAAGTCCCAGGAACTGACGCAAGAGCCTGGGATCACCGAAGCTTGTTCCAAACCTTGCTTTAACTCCTTGAGAACCTCTGCATCTCCCCAATGTGTCTTCGATTCAGCACCCAATAATAGACACCAAATTGCGATGATCGTAGATAGAGGGACACAGAGAGACCCCATTCCTGC
The sequence above is a segment of the Phaseolus vulgaris cultivar G19833 chromosome 2, P. vulgaris v2.0, whole genome shotgun sequence genome. Coding sequences within it:
- the LOC137811000 gene encoding receptor-like protein 43, giving the protein MGSLCVPLSTIIAIWCLLLGAESKTHWGDAEVLKELKQGLEQASVIPGSCVSSWDFTLDPCDNLFADKFTCGFRCDVVVSGLSRVTELALDQAGYVGSLTFTWNLPFLQTLDLSKNNFSAQIPDSFSNLTRLRRLSLSSNSFSGEIPPSLGTLPSLEELYLDSNNLRGTIPQGFHNLKRLELQSNNLNTHLPNFDTFTNLKYLDFSDNSIAGELSASLPVSLVQISIRNNNLNGVLSSESFRNLKRLQVVDFSSNRMSGLIPSVFFELPSLQQLTLSFNEFTKVEAPYKGVESRSRLIAVDLSNNRLEGFLPSFMAMMPKLSSLSLENNEFTGRIATQLAEKTVSPKTGVTPLERLLLRGNYLVGGIPRPLLTLKRDSANVSLVDNCLYRCPHTFFFCQGGQQKSLAQCNRFVSTTE